The Anoplopoma fimbria isolate UVic2021 breed Golden Eagle Sablefish chromosome 5, Afim_UVic_2022, whole genome shotgun sequence genome contains a region encoding:
- the arf2b gene encoding ADP-ribosylation factor 2b, whose translation MGNVFASLFKGLFGKKEMRILMVGLDAAGKTTILYKLKLGEIVTTIPTIGFNVETVEYKNISFTVWDVGGQDKIRPLWRHYFQNTQGLIFVVDSNDRERVNEAREELSRMLAEDELRDAVLLVFANKQDLPNAMNAAEITDKLGLHALRQRSWYIQATCATSGDGLYEGLDWLSNQLKNQK comes from the exons ATGGGGAATGTATTTGCAAGCTTATTCAAAGGCCTGTTTGGCAAAAAAGAGATGAGGATTCTTATGGTTGGGCTCGATGCTGCTGGAAAAACAACCATCCTTTATAAACTGAAGCTTGGAGAGATAGTCACCACCATTCCCACCATTG GTTTTAACGTTGAAACTGTAGAATACAAGAACATCAGCTTCACAGTGTGGGATGTGGGCGGTCAGGACAAAATCAGGCCGCTGTGGCGCCACTACTTCCAGAACACTCAAG gGCTTATCTTTGTGGTGGACAGCAACGACAGGGAGAGAGTGAACGAGGCGAGGGAGGAGTTGTCCAGAATGCTCGCAGAGGACGAGCTCAGAGACGCTGTGCTGCTCGTTTTCGCAAATAAACAG GATCTCCCCAACGCTATGAACGCTGCAGAGATCACAGACAAGCTGGGCCTGCACGCCCTCCGTCAGCGCAGCTGGTACATCCAGGCCACCTGCGCCACCAGCGGGGACGGCCTGTACGAGGGCCTGGACTGGCTCTCCAACCAGCTCAAGAACCAGAAATGA